A section of the Oryza sativa Japonica Group chromosome 1, ASM3414082v1 genome encodes:
- the LOC4325007 gene encoding U-box domain-containing protein 4 — MDSVSLSLLDSISNFRVLSSSNASKTELVKKYCQTMDGILDHLEVALNRAFPQITPDGELSKVLEELGATINEATELVGGWNQMMSKIYFVIQADSIIAKMQIYVFELCQIVNSLMQIESMHLEDLEHDSCGKISDVIREASRALAGEVMPNSEEFGKIQTTLSLSTNQELLMEYVALVKVKTKGNHEDNKEMDDINDIVELVNHMLDKHVEEKQTRSINGVTIPADFCCPLSLELMSDPVIVASGQTYEHVFIRKWFDLGYNICPKTRQILGHTKLIPNFTVKQLIENWCEVHGIMLPDPVKLLSLCFPVSLNITDGSASADKSGSPEHCQLVAALHPKAQCASDDSHHYNLIHENSDSDDRVSSFGDTDDSEPDSLRLSTETTAANKSLLDEKTDRSDGLKQLRDNGFQVSDEEQYLERNGKSHISSHHQLEVDGENVRVQASSDINASEVMQDDPVTTCSKVSDNPPRLGGVRSRNQPNWWRQSNKTIPRIGLSSSTDSKPDFSGNDAKVRNLIEELKSDSAEVQRSATGELRILSRHSLENRIAIANCGAIPFLVSLLHSTDPSTQENAVTILLNLSLDDNNKIAIASAEAIEPLIFVLQVGNPEAKANSAATLFSLSVIEENKIKIGRSGAIEPLVDLLGEGTPQGKKDAATALFNLSIFHEHKTRIVQAGAVNHLVELMDPAAGMVDKAVAVLANLATVHDGRNAIAQAGGIRVLVEVVELGSARSKENAAAALLQLCTNSNRFCTLVLQEGVVPPLVALSQSGTARAREKAQVLLSYFRNQRHVRVGRG; from the exons ATGGATTCAGTGTCATTGTCACTACTCGATAGTATTTCAAATTTCCGGGTGCTGTCTTCAAGCAATGCCTCGAAAACAGAGCTAGTTAAGAAATATTGCCAAACGATGGATGGCATCCTTGATCACTTGGAGGTGGCCCTAAACAGAGCTTTTCCTCAGATTACTCCAGATGGTGAACTAAGTAAAGTGCTTGAAGAACTTGGCGCTACCATCAATGAAGCGACTGAGCTAGTTGGAGGCTGGAATCAAATGATGAGCAAGATTTATTTT GTTATTCAGGCTGATTCAATTATTGCCAAGATGCAGATATATGTATTCGAATTATGCCAAATTGTCAATTCTCTCATGCAGATTGAGTCAATGCATTTGgag GATCTTGAACACGATAGCTGTGGAAAAATTTCAGATGTCATTAGGGAGGCTTCCAGGGCTTTAGCAGGGGAAGTTATGCCAAATTCAGAGGAATTTGGAAAGATTCAAACTACTTTGAGCTTATCCACAAATCAGGAGTTGCTGATGGAATATGTTGCACTTGTTAAGGTTAAAACAAAAGGTAATCATGAAGATAACAAAGAAATGGATGATATTAACGATATTGTTGAATTAGTCAACCATATGCTTGACAAACATGTGGAAGAAAAGCAAACACGTAGCATTAATGGAGTGACCATTCCTGCTGATTTTTGTTGTCCTCTTTCCCTTGAACTAATGTCGGATCCAGTGATTGTGGCATCTGGTCAAACGTATGAGCATGTTTTTATCAGAAAATGGTTTGATCTGGGATACAACATTTGTCCAAAGACACGCCAAATATTGGGACACACCAAATTGATTCCTAACTTCACTGTCAAACAGTTGATTGAAAATTGGTGTGAGGTACATGGTATAATGCTACCAGATCCTGTTAAACTCTTGAGTTTGTGCTTCCCTGTTTCCCTCAACATCACAGATGGAAGTGCAAGTGCAGACAAGTCTGGATCACCAGAACACTGCCAATTGGTAGCTGCATTGCATCCAAAAGCACAGTGCGCATCGGATGATAGTCATCATTATAATTTGATACATGAAAACTCTGATTCAGATGATAGAGTGTCATCATTTGGAGACACAGATGATTCTGAACCTGATTCTTTAAGATTATCAACAGAAACTACTGCAGCAAACAAATCTCTActtgatgaaaaaactgatcgTTCTGATGGTCTTAAGCAATTGAGAGACAATGGTTTTCAAGTTTCTGATGAGGAACAGTATCTCGAAAGGAATGGTAAAAGTCATATCAGCAGCCATCATCAACTTGAAGTTGATGGAGAGAATGTCAGGGTACAAGCATCAAGTGACATCAATGCATCTGAAGTTATGCAAGATGATCCGGTCACCACATGTTCAAAGGTATCAGATAACCCTCCTAGATTGGGTGGTGTTCGTTCTCGAAATCAGCCAAACTGGTGGAGACAGTCTAATAAAACTATTCCTAGGATCGGATTGTCATCTTCGACAGATTCAAAACCAGATTTTTCTGGCAATGATGCTAAAGTGCGTAATCTTATCGAGGAACTGAAAAGTGATTCTGCTGAGGTCCAAAGGTCAGCAACAGGAGAGCTCCGCATTCTTTCTAGACACAGCTTGGAGAATAGAATTGCCATCGCAAACTGCGGAGCAATCCCCTTCTTGGTGAGTCTACTTCATTCTACAGACCCCAGCACACAAGAAAATGCTGTGACAATTCTCCTGAATTTGTCATTGGATGACAATAACAAGATTGCCATAGCAAGTGCTGAGGCCATTGAGCCTCTCATCTTCGTTCTTCAGGTGGGAAACCCCGAAGCGAAAGCCAACTCAGCTGCAACTTTATTCAGCCTCTCAGTCATTGAAGAGAACAAGATCAAGATTGGACGTTCCGGTGCCATCGAACCATTAGTAGATTTACTGGGAGAAGGTACCCCGCAAGGGAAGAAGGATGCAGCTACTGCACTCTTCAATCTGTCGATATTTCATGAACACAAGACCCGCATTGTTCAGGCTGGGGCTGTCAACCACCTGGTGGAGCTGATGGATCCAGCTGCTGGGATGGTTGATAAAGCTGTTGCTGTTCTGGCAAACCTTGCGACTGTGCATGATGGAAGGAATGCCATTGCTCAGGCAGGAGGCATCCGAGTACTGGTTGAGGTTGTTGAGCTGGGTTCTGCACGTTCAAAGGAGAATGCCGCTGCTGCCCTGCTACAACTCTGCACAAACAGTAACAGGTTTTGCACCCTGGTTCTTCAAGAAGGCGTCGTGCCACCTTTGGTTGCATTGTCGCAATCAGGCACAGCCCGTGCAAGAGAGAAG GCTCAGGTTCTTCTAAGCTATTTTCGCAACCAGCGCCACGTCAGGGTTGGGAGAGGGTAA